Proteins encoded in a region of the Triticum dicoccoides isolate Atlit2015 ecotype Zavitan chromosome 3A, WEW_v2.0, whole genome shotgun sequence genome:
- the LOC119270990 gene encoding putative E3 ubiquitin-protein ligase SINA-like 6, whose translation MDGGTTSKRRVGAPGEGESSGKRQNATMGMDALDCPVCFHPLRPPIYQCSVGHFICSSCRPKLVRNKCHLCSAETTFKRCLGMERLMESVTVACSNANYGCAQKLTYYQKEEHEKECPSAPCFCPASSCSFAGPTDALLEHSASQHKWPCTTINYSEDVELCLEPGLHFLRTKDREIFLLNVALEPYGHAISVVCIQPKAINSKFKCRMSYGSFLTNYYQRSVYKIRSSSLSDGLPKGYNLILPKDEIADDGKGTLLTFSIDDPNPKVKVREPICLKPVRGV comes from the exons ATGGACGGGGGCACTACTAGCAAGAGACGAGTAGGAGCCCCAGGAGAGGGGGAGAGCAGCGGCAAGAGGCAGAATGCAACCATGGGGATGGACGCCCTCGACTGCCCCGTCTGCTTTCATCCCCTCAGGCCTCCCATATATCAG TGTTCTGTGGGGCATTTCATATGCTCGTCTTGCCGTCCGAAGCTTGTGCGCAACAAGTGTCACTTGTGCTCTGCCGAAACTACCTTCAAGCGCTGTCTAGGGATGGAACGTCTCATGGAATCAGTCACGGTCGCTTGCTCCAATGCCAATTATGGATGCGCCCAGAAGCTCACTTACTACCAGAAAGAAGAGCATGAGAAGGAATGCCCGAGCGCCCCATGTTTCTGCCCGGCGTCCAGCTGCAGCTTTGCAGGGCCAACAGACGCCCTCCTTGAACATTCCGCCTCCCAGCACAAGTGGCCGTGTACAACCATCAATTACTCCGAAGATGTTGAGCTCTGCCTAGAACCAGGTCTACATTTTCTTCGTACCAAAGACAGGGAAATTTTCCTGCTCAACGTGGCACTAGAGCCATACGGGCATGCCATCTCTGTCGTCTGCATCCAACCTAAAGCTATAAACTCCAAGTTCAAGTGTAGGATGTCCTATGGTTCCTTTTTAACCAACTATTATCAGAGATCAGTTTACAAGATACGAAGCTCATCATTGTCTGATGGGCTACCGAAGGGATACAACTTAATTCTGCCCAAGGATGAGATAGCTGATGATGGAAAGGGTACCTTGCTTACGTTCTCCATTGATGATCCTAATCCTAAAGTAAAGGTGCGTGAGCCCATATGTCTGAAACCAGTACGCGGTGTATGA